A genomic region of Octopus sinensis linkage group LG2, ASM634580v1, whole genome shotgun sequence contains the following coding sequences:
- the LOC115208768 gene encoding late histone H2B.L4-like — MSDSEDIKKPVKPNLAGSKSKKVKRKRKESYSNYIYKVMKQVHPDTGISSKAMIIMNSFVNDLFERIAAEASRLAQYNRRSTISSREIQTAVRLLIPGQLAKHAMSEGTKAITKYTSSE, encoded by the coding sequence ATGTCAGACAGCGAAGATATCAAGAAACCCGTCAAGCCAAATTTAGCCGGATCGAAAAGCAagaaagtaaagagaaagaggaaagaaagctaTTCCAACTATATCTATAAGGTTATGAAACAGGTCCATCCTGATACTGGAATCTCCAGCAAAGCGATGATCATCATGAACAGCTTCGTTAACGATTTGTTCGAGAGAATCGCTGCCGAAGCCAGTCGTTTGGCTCAGTACAACAGACGTTCGACCATCAGTAGTCGAGAGATTCAAACTGCCGTTCGGCTTTTGATTCCTGGCCAATTGGCCAAACACGCAATGTCAGAGGGTACGAAGGCAATCACTAAATACACTAGCAGCGAATAA